In Paludisphaera rhizosphaerae, one DNA window encodes the following:
- the fliW gene encoding flagellar assembly protein FliW, whose amino-acid sequence MNIITTRFGLIQAQESELYRIPEGLLGFRSYTQFLHLPDPVVSGLSWLQSATAPDLAFGLVAPPLAVGDYRIEIRPGDRAALELTDERSALVYVVLNRSAAGGLTVNLQGPLVFNPVRRLGRQLVLTSSRYPVRYPLEAAAQPATPTLLPGLTPLRATA is encoded by the coding sequence GTGAACATCATCACGACCCGTTTCGGTCTGATCCAGGCCCAGGAATCGGAGCTGTACCGAATTCCTGAAGGCCTACTGGGGTTCCGCTCTTATACGCAGTTCCTTCACCTCCCCGATCCCGTCGTCTCGGGCCTTTCGTGGCTGCAAAGCGCCACGGCGCCCGACCTGGCCTTCGGCCTGGTCGCGCCCCCGTTGGCGGTGGGAGACTATCGGATCGAGATCCGCCCCGGCGACCGGGCGGCGTTGGAACTGACCGACGAGCGATCGGCCCTGGTCTACGTCGTCCTGAACCGCAGCGCCGCGGGGGGGTTGACTGTCAACCTCCAGGGGCCGCTCGTGTTCAACCCCGTGCGTCGCCTGGGAAGGCAGCTCGTCCTCACCTCCAGTCGGTATCCTGTGCGGTATCCTCTGGAGGCGGCGGCCCAGCCCGCGACCCCGACCCTGCTGCCCGGCCTGACACCGTTGCGAGCGACGGCGTGA
- the csrA gene encoding carbon storage regulator CsrA: protein MLVLSRHRDESIIIGDDIVITVVDIRGDKVRLGIAAPIEISVHRQEVYEAIQRENRQASRLEPQEARQIERLNPPVRRDLRRSRSDEI from the coding sequence ATGCTGGTCCTGTCCCGACACCGCGACGAGAGTATCATCATCGGTGACGACATCGTCATCACCGTGGTCGATATTCGGGGCGATAAGGTCCGCTTGGGGATCGCGGCCCCCATCGAGATCTCCGTGCACCGTCAGGAGGTCTACGAGGCGATTCAACGCGAGAATCGTCAGGCGAGCCGCCTGGAACCCCAGGAAGCCCGCCAGATCGAACGCCTTAACCCGCCCGTCCGCCGCGATCTCCGCCGATCGCGGTCCGACGAGATCTAA
- a CDS encoding DUF1559 family PulG-like putative transporter has protein sequence MKHRGFTLIELLVVIAIIAVLIALLLPAVQSAREAARRAQCTNNLKQVGLALHNYESSNGAFPPGGVSDESKGTNWGGSVGGNNLASWRALVIPQMEGGNVYNAINFNLPLNATVSAGGQWTALMTVNATWVCPSDDNFQGQGPGIRSSSGAWGNYPNGTSPINPFTGAAETRVMVSNYSGSFGDNYAIGALSSGQNPWETYPYPPTLGAGQARIGFPGFWGTAWNDAVSTQSGGQLRGMFSYRIMGVGAVTIASIIDGTSNTIMVGEVLPAQAADSNFWNNNGATFGTTIPINWQTLRAPLDGTTPFGTTDWQNRFSYASKGAKSRHPGGANFTFGDGSVRFLKSSIALPVYCALGSRAGGEVISSDSY, from the coding sequence ATGAAGCATCGCGGATTCACGCTGATCGAGTTGCTGGTGGTGATTGCGATCATCGCCGTCCTGATCGCCCTGCTGTTGCCCGCCGTCCAGTCGGCTCGCGAAGCTGCGAGACGAGCTCAATGCACGAACAACCTGAAACAGGTCGGTCTGGCGCTTCACAACTACGAAAGCTCCAACGGCGCCTTCCCGCCCGGCGGGGTTTCCGACGAGTCCAAGGGGACGAACTGGGGTGGATCGGTCGGCGGCAACAACCTGGCCTCATGGCGCGCTCTCGTCATCCCGCAGATGGAAGGCGGCAACGTTTACAACGCCATTAATTTCAATCTCCCGCTGAACGCCACGGTCTCCGCCGGGGGACAATGGACGGCCTTGATGACGGTGAACGCCACCTGGGTCTGCCCCTCGGACGACAACTTCCAGGGACAGGGGCCGGGCATCCGGTCCTCGAGCGGCGCCTGGGGCAACTATCCGAACGGGACGAGCCCCATCAATCCGTTCACAGGCGCGGCCGAGACCCGCGTCATGGTGAGCAACTACTCGGGAAGCTTCGGCGACAACTACGCCATCGGCGCTCTGTCCTCGGGCCAGAATCCCTGGGAGACCTATCCCTACCCGCCGACGCTCGGCGCCGGCCAGGCTCGTATCGGCTTTCCCGGCTTCTGGGGGACCGCCTGGAACGACGCCGTGTCGACGCAGTCGGGCGGGCAGCTCCGCGGGATGTTCTCGTACCGGATCATGGGAGTCGGCGCCGTGACGATCGCCTCGATCATCGACGGCACCTCGAACACGATCATGGTGGGGGAGGTCCTGCCGGCTCAGGCGGCTGACAGCAACTTCTGGAACAACAACGGCGCGACCTTCGGCACCACCATCCCGATCAACTGGCAGACCTTGCGGGCGCCCCTGGACGGCACGACCCCCTTCGGCACCACCGACTGGCAGAACCGCTTCAGCTACGCCAGCAAGGGAGCCAAGAGCAGGCACCCCGGCGGAGCCAACTTCACCTTCGGGGACGGCTCGGTCCGCTTCCTGAAGAGCTCCATCGCGCTGCCGGTCTACTGCGCCCTGGGGAGCCGAGCCGGCGGCGAAGTCATCAGCTCCGACTCGTACTGA